From the Saccharomonospora marina XMU15 genome, the window GGGTGGTCGCATCCCGTCGAACGGGGGTCCCACCCGTGGCTATTGCTGGTAGGACTCGACCTCGCTGACCGGGCGTTCGTGTGCCTGATCGGGATCGTCGCCGAACTCTGCCCGTGCGCGCCGCTGCCGCAGCAGATCCCAACACTGGTCGAGCTGTTGCTCCACCTCGCGCAAGCGCTTGCGATCGTGGTCACCCAATCCGGTACCGGTCGCGTGAGACCGCAGGCGGTGTTCCTCGGCGATCAGCTCGTCGATGTGGGCGATGATGTCTTCCTCGGCCATCGGTCACTCCCTTCCACCCCGCCGCTTGCCCCCGCAGTTAGCCCGCTAAACGCGCCTAGCCGACCGCAGTTAGCCCGCGAAACGTGGTTGGAGCATGCGGGAGATACCTCTGCCCGCGGCCTGGACGAGAGGGACGAGGTTCATCGGTTCCGCAGTGCCTGCCCGCACGACCAGAGACACTGCGGCCACCACCTCGTCGTTCCTGCCGCGGATCGGAGCCGCGACGGAGAGCGCGTCGAGCGTCACCTGGCCGTCACTGACGGCGTACCCACCGCGCCGCACGGCCGCAAGCACTTCGCGAAGGCGGTCCGGATCGGTGATCGTCTTGGGGGTGTAGGCGTGCAGCGGCGAGGTCAGCGCCTGCTGCTGGACCTCGGTGGGAGCGTGTGCGAGCAGCACGAGCCCCACGCCCGTGGCGTGCAATGCGAACCGACCACCCACTCGGGTCAGCACGGGCACCGCGTACCGGCCCGCGATGCGTTCCACGAACACCAGCTCCAGCCCCTCGCGGACCGCGAGCTGCACGTTCTCGTGGGTGACCTCGTAAAGGTCCTCGAGAAACGGCATCGCCACGTCGCGCAACGCCAGCCCCCGTGGCGCCAGTGAGGCGACCTCCCACAGCCGTAGCCCGATGCGGTAGCGCCCGTCGGTACCGCGTTCCAGCGCTCCCCACCTGACCAGTTCGGCGGCGCGCCGGTGTGCGGTCGGCAACGACACACCGGCCCGCCTCGCCAACTCGCTCAACGACAGATCCGGCGTGGCCGGGGTGAACGCCTCGAGCATCGCGAGCACCTTCGCCGTCACCGACCGGGTGTCCGCGCCAGCCCCGTTGCCCACCCCGGCTCCTACAGCTCCAGTACCAGGCGTGGCCCGCACGACCGCGACACACAGATCATCATCGTCTCTCCCGCCTCGCGTTCCTCGTCGGTCAGCAACGAGTCGCGGTGGTCGGGTACGCCCTCGCGCACCTCGGTCTCACACGTTCCGCAGGTGCCCTCCTGACAGGAGGAAAGCACCGGTATGCCCGCGTCCTCGACCACTTCCAGGATCGACTTGTCCGGCGGCACGAGCAACGTCACGCCGGAGTGGGCGAGTTCGACCTCGAACGCCTGCCTCGGCCCGGCGTCCGCGCCCTGCTTCGGCGAGAACCGCTCGACGTGCAGGGCTCCCGGTGGCCACGTCGCGCAGCGCCGCTCCACCTCGGCGAGCAACGGTTCGGGCCCGCAGCAGTACACCGCCGTGTCCGGCTCAGGGGCCGCCAGCAGGCTGTCGAGGGGCAGCAGTCCGGTCTCGTCCTGCGGACGTAGTTCAACCCGGTCGCCGTAGGTGTCGGTGAGCACATCGGCGAACGCCATCGAAGCCCGAGTCCTGCCGCCGTAGACAAGCCGCCAGTCGGCTCCACGGGAGTGGGCGGCGGCCACCATCGGCAGGATGGGCGTTATCCCGACGCCGCCCGCGAGGAACAGGTACCTGGGAGAGTCCACGAGCGCGAAGTTGTTCCTCGGCCCGCGTACCCGCACGGTGTCGCCCTCGGCCAGCCGATCGTGCACGTAGGCGGACCCACCTCTGCTGTCCGGCTCCCGCAGCACGGCGACGGCCAGTTCGCTGCGATCCGCCGGGTCGCCGCACAGCGAGTACTGCCGCTCAAGGCCCTCACCCAGCAGCAGGTCGACGTGGGCACCCGGCTCCCACTCCGGAAGCGGGCCGCCCCGGGGATCACGCAGCGTCAGCCGCGCCACCCCATCGGCCACCGCCTCCTTGCGTGCCAGCACGAGGTCCAACTCGGTCACCGCTTCCTCCACTCACACTCGCGCGAGTTCCCGTACCGAAGGTGGCACCGGTTGCTGTTCGGGCGGCTGGTGCCCCCTCGGGTGGCCGAGCAGCCAGTCCCACAGCTCCACCGGGTCCTCGCTGGTGTGCTCGGCACCGCAGTGGCACACCCCGAGCAGCAGGTCGGTGTTGAGCACCCAGTGAATGCGAAACACGGTGTCACCGTGCAACATCGCCACCCGTGCACTCATGACCGCACCGAAGCCTGCCGCTGCTGGGACTGCTGCCCCCGCTCGATCATCCGCTTGAGGAAGCGGCGCGCGGCAAGCCCGCCGGTGTCGATGTTGATGCTGAGCTCCTGGTAGCCCTCGGGCTCGGTCTGGATGACCTGCTCGAGGATGTCCAGCGCCCGCACGTCCTGCAGCACCACGGTGCGGTTGCTCTCCGCGAGGAACTTCGACACCTCCTCGTCGTCGAGCGCGAAGTCCCTCGCCACGGCCCAGAAGTCGTGCGTGCTGTGCTCGGTCTCCGGAGTGATCGCGTACACCACCTCGACGTGGAAGGCATCGGGGTCGGTGCCGTCGTCGGCAGGCAGCACTCCGACTGGCGCGACCCTGCTGTGCAGCAGGTACAGGCACGGCGGGTGGTACTCGATGTCCTGCCAGCGCGTGATCCGGCCCTCGATGCCGGTGGACTTGGCGTAGAAGGAGGGGCACTCGGCGTCAGCCATGTGCCTGCTGACGTAGATGACCTCCTTCTCCTCGTCGACCTCGGTGCTTATCGGGGTGTTGGCCACCTCAGGCGTACCGATGTAGCCGCCGTGCAGGTAGGTCTCGTGCGACAGATCCATCAGGTTGTCCACGAGCAGGTCGTACCGTGCGGCGAGCGGCTCCATGCCCGACACCGTGGTGTAGGCGGGGTCGGACAGCCACGGCGCCCTGGGGATCAGCGCCGGGTCGGCCTTGTCGTGGTCGCCGATCCACACCCAGACGAACGAGTCCTGCTCCACGAGTGGGTAACTCGGAACCCGCGCGGTGCGGGGAATCCGGGTCTGGCCGGGAACGAAGACGCAGCTACCCGCCTTGTCGTAGGTGAACCCGTGGTAGCCGCACACGATCTTGTCGCCGTCGAGCCTGCTTTCCGACAGCGGGTACCGGCGGTGCACGCAACGGTCCGCCAGCGCGACGGCTTCACCGGCCTCGGTGCGGTAGAACACGATCGGTTCTCCGAGGATGGTGCGGGGGAACAGTTCGCGGCCGATCTCTCGGCTGTAGGCCGCTACGTACCACTGGTTGCGGGCAAAGGTCGTCATTGACGTCGCTCCTTGGCAGATGCTGGGACGCGATGAGGAGTTGCCTCGACTGTGAAGCGACGCCAATGAGCTGACCACGCCTGTTTTCACTGACCGAAAGAAATTGTGGGATC encodes:
- a CDS encoding DUF2630 family protein, whose product is MAEEDIIAHIDELIAEEHRLRSHATGTGLGDHDRKRLREVEQQLDQCWDLLRQRRARAEFGDDPDQAHERPVSEVESYQQ
- a CDS encoding IclR family transcriptional regulator; translated protein: MLEAFTPATPDLSLSELARRAGVSLPTAHRRAAELVRWGALERGTDGRYRIGLRLWEVASLAPRGLALRDVAMPFLEDLYEVTHENVQLAVREGLELVFVERIAGRYAVPVLTRVGGRFALHATGVGLVLLAHAPTEVQQQALTSPLHAYTPKTITDPDRLREVLAAVRRGGYAVSDGQVTLDALSVAAPIRGRNDEVVAAVSLVVRAGTAEPMNLVPLVQAAGRGISRMLQPRFAG
- a CDS encoding PDR/VanB family oxidoreductase; its protein translation is MTELDLVLARKEAVADGVARLTLRDPRGGPLPEWEPGAHVDLLLGEGLERQYSLCGDPADRSELAVAVLREPDSRGGSAYVHDRLAEGDTVRVRGPRNNFALVDSPRYLFLAGGVGITPILPMVAAAHSRGADWRLVYGGRTRASMAFADVLTDTYGDRVELRPQDETGLLPLDSLLAAPEPDTAVYCCGPEPLLAEVERRCATWPPGALHVERFSPKQGADAGPRQAFEVELAHSGVTLLVPPDKSILEVVEDAGIPVLSSCQEGTCGTCETEVREGVPDHRDSLLTDEEREAGETMMICVSRSCGPRLVLEL
- a CDS encoding aromatic ring-hydroxylating dioxygenase subunit alpha yields the protein MTTFARNQWYVAAYSREIGRELFPRTILGEPIVFYRTEAGEAVALADRCVHRRYPLSESRLDGDKIVCGYHGFTYDKAGSCVFVPGQTRIPRTARVPSYPLVEQDSFVWVWIGDHDKADPALIPRAPWLSDPAYTTVSGMEPLAARYDLLVDNLMDLSHETYLHGGYIGTPEVANTPISTEVDEEKEVIYVSRHMADAECPSFYAKSTGIEGRITRWQDIEYHPPCLYLLHSRVAPVGVLPADDGTDPDAFHVEVVYAITPETEHSTHDFWAVARDFALDDEEVSKFLAESNRTVVLQDVRALDILEQVIQTEPEGYQELSINIDTGGLAARRFLKRMIERGQQSQQRQASVRS